The Pseudomonas asiatica genome has a segment encoding these proteins:
- the thiE gene encoding thiamine phosphate synthase encodes MKLRGLYAITDSQLLAGRFLSHVEAALEGGVCLLQYRDKSDDAARRLREAEGLMQLCERYGTQLIINDDAELAARLGVGVHLGQTDGPLTPARALLGRQAIIGSTCHASLELAAQAASEGASYVAFGRFFNSVTKPGAPAANIELLEQARAQVKLPIAVIGGITLDNAAPLVAHGADLLAVIHGLFGADSAQEVTRRARAFNALFAS; translated from the coding sequence ATGAAGCTACGCGGTCTGTACGCCATCACCGACAGCCAGCTGCTCGCTGGCCGTTTCCTGTCCCATGTCGAGGCGGCACTGGAAGGCGGCGTATGCCTGCTGCAGTACCGCGACAAAAGTGACGACGCGGCACGCCGCCTGCGCGAAGCTGAAGGGCTGATGCAGCTCTGCGAGCGCTACGGCACTCAGCTGATCATCAACGACGACGCCGAACTGGCCGCGCGCCTGGGCGTCGGCGTGCACCTGGGCCAGACCGACGGCCCGCTGACCCCGGCCCGCGCATTGCTCGGACGCCAGGCAATCATCGGCTCCACCTGCCACGCCAGCCTCGAGCTGGCCGCGCAGGCTGCCAGCGAAGGCGCCAGCTACGTGGCCTTTGGCCGCTTCTTCAATTCTGTCACCAAGCCGGGTGCACCCGCTGCCAACATCGAATTGCTGGAGCAGGCCCGCGCCCAGGTGAAACTGCCGATCGCGGTGATCGGCGGCATTACCCTCGACAACGCCGCCCCGCTGGTCGCCCATGGCGCCGACTTGCTGGCGGTGATCCACGGCCTGTTCGGTGCCGACAGCGCTCAGGAAGTCACCCGCCGCGCCCGCGCCTTCAACGCCTTGTTCGCATCCTGA
- the hemL gene encoding glutamate-1-semialdehyde 2,1-aminomutase, whose product MSRSEALFAQAQKHIPGGVNSPVRAFKSVGGTPLFFKHAEGAYVVDEDDKRYVDYVGSWGPMILGHGHPEVLDSVRRQLEHGLSYGAPTAMETEMADLVCSLVPSMEMVRMVSSGTEATMSAIRLARGYTGRDAIIKFEGCYHGHSDSLLVKAGSGLLTQGVPSSAGVPADFAKHTLTLPFNDIAAVEKTLAEVGQTVACIIVEPVAGNMNCVPPAPGFLEGLREQCDKHGVVLIFDEVMTGFRVSLGGAQGHYGIKPDLSTFGKIVGGGMPVGCFGGKREIMGCIAPLGPVYQAGTLSGNPLAMAAGLTTLKLISRPGFHAELTDYTSRMLDGLQQRADAAGVPFVTTQAGAMFGLYFSGADDIVTFEDVMASDAERFKRFFHLMLDGGVYLAPSAFEAGFTSIAHGDKELQITLDAAEKAFAALK is encoded by the coding sequence ATGTCCCGTTCCGAAGCCCTGTTCGCCCAAGCCCAGAAGCACATCCCCGGTGGCGTCAACTCACCGGTCCGCGCTTTCAAGAGCGTTGGCGGCACGCCGCTGTTCTTCAAGCATGCCGAAGGCGCCTACGTCGTTGACGAGGATGACAAGCGCTACGTCGACTACGTCGGCTCCTGGGGCCCGATGATCCTCGGCCACGGCCACCCGGAGGTACTGGACTCGGTACGCAGGCAGCTGGAGCACGGCCTGTCCTATGGCGCCCCGACCGCCATGGAAACCGAGATGGCCGACCTGGTCTGCTCGCTGGTGCCATCCATGGAGATGGTGCGCATGGTCAGCTCGGGCACCGAAGCCACCATGAGCGCCATCCGCCTGGCCCGTGGCTACACCGGCCGTGACGCCATCATCAAGTTCGAAGGCTGCTACCACGGCCACTCCGACAGCCTGCTGGTAAAAGCAGGCTCCGGCCTGCTGACCCAGGGTGTGCCGAGCTCGGCGGGCGTGCCGGCGGACTTCGCCAAACACACTCTGACCCTGCCGTTCAACGACATCGCCGCCGTCGAGAAGACCCTGGCCGAAGTCGGCCAGACCGTAGCCTGCATCATCGTCGAGCCGGTAGCCGGCAACATGAACTGCGTACCGCCGGCGCCAGGCTTCCTCGAAGGCCTGCGCGAGCAGTGCGACAAGCACGGCGTGGTGTTGATCTTCGACGAAGTGATGACCGGTTTCCGCGTTTCGCTCGGCGGCGCCCAGGGCCACTACGGCATCAAGCCGGACCTGTCGACCTTCGGCAAGATCGTCGGCGGCGGCATGCCGGTCGGCTGCTTCGGCGGCAAGCGTGAAATCATGGGCTGCATCGCCCCGCTCGGCCCGGTCTACCAGGCCGGTACCCTGTCGGGTAACCCGCTGGCCATGGCCGCCGGCCTGACCACCCTGAAGCTGATCAGCCGCCCGGGCTTCCACGCCGAGCTGACCGACTACACCAGCCGCATGCTCGACGGCCTGCAACAGCGCGCCGATGCCGCTGGCGTGCCGTTCGTCACCACCCAGGCCGGTGCCATGTTCGGCCTGTACTTCAGCGGCGCCGACGACATCGTCACCTTCGAAGACGTGATGGCCAGCGATGCCGAGCGCTTCAAGCGCTTCTTCCACCTGATGCTCGATGGTGGCGTGTACCTGGCGCCGAGCGCGTTCGAGGCCGGCTTTACCTCCATCGCCCATGGGGACAAGGAGCTGCAGATCACCCTGGATGCGGCTGAAAAGGCTTTTGCAGCCCTGAAGTAA
- a CDS encoding tetratricopeptide repeat protein, with translation MNRTGRALTLGCLLLLQPLLALAEGGNSLLIPATGRCTLNVQPEDLANALKACEQTATAGDALAQFELGEYYYTQTPKNLGKALNWFEKASLQGHAEAQYRLGAMFFRGEGVKANNVQAYILLKMAAVNGAEDALDMADEVTEQMPRDELEHATQVLGQIFRKYLLELQNAEGRTPFSPLP, from the coding sequence ATGAACCGCACCGGCCGCGCCCTGACCCTGGGCTGCCTGTTGCTTCTTCAGCCCCTGCTGGCTCTGGCGGAGGGCGGTAACTCGTTGCTGATTCCGGCGACGGGCCGCTGCACCTTGAATGTCCAGCCTGAAGACCTGGCAAACGCCCTCAAGGCTTGTGAGCAGACGGCAACGGCGGGGGATGCCCTGGCGCAATTCGAACTGGGCGAATACTACTACACGCAAACGCCGAAAAACCTGGGCAAAGCCCTGAACTGGTTCGAAAAGGCCTCGCTGCAAGGCCATGCCGAGGCCCAGTACCGCCTGGGCGCCATGTTCTTCCGTGGCGAAGGGGTCAAGGCCAACAATGTGCAGGCCTACATACTGCTGAAGATGGCCGCGGTCAACGGCGCCGAGGATGCGCTGGACATGGCCGACGAAGTGACCGAGCAAATGCCCCGCGACGAGCTGGAGCATGCCACCCAGGTGCTCGGCCAGATCTTCCGCAAGTACCTGCTGGAACTGCAGAACGCCGAAGGGCGCACGCCGTTCTCGCCACTTCCCTGA
- a CDS encoding DUF1820 family protein, with the protein MSKREPAIYKVIFLNQGQVFEMYAKQIYQSDLWGFLEIEEFVFGERSQLVVDPSEEKLKSQFDGVIRSFVPMHSIVRIDEVERLGTAKISEAKGGGNVMPFPMPMPEK; encoded by the coding sequence ATGAGCAAACGCGAACCTGCCATCTATAAAGTGATCTTCCTCAACCAGGGGCAGGTCTTCGAGATGTATGCCAAGCAGATCTACCAGAGCGACCTGTGGGGGTTCCTGGAAATCGAGGAGTTCGTGTTCGGCGAGCGTTCGCAGCTGGTGGTGGACCCGAGCGAGGAGAAGCTCAAGAGCCAGTTCGATGGGGTGATCCGCAGCTTCGTGCCGATGCACTCGATCGTGCGCATCGACGAGGTGGAGCGACTGGGCACGGCTAAGATCAGTGAAGCCAAGGGCGGCGGCAACGTGATGCCGTTCCCCATGCCGATGCCGGAAAAGTAA
- a CDS encoding PhoH family protein, translated as MNAPIQPHRFILEPFEAHRFANLCGQFDEHLRLIEQRLAIEIRNRGNQFELIGEPKTTSAAEQLLRRLYRETKASDLSPETVHLYLQESTVENIDNPAVNEVSVSLRTRKGNIRPRGVNQQRYVKEILANDINFGIGPAGTGKTYLAVACAVDALEREQVRRILLVRPAVEAGEKLGFLPGDLAQKIDPYLRPLYDALYEMLGFEHVAKLIERQVIEIAPLAYMRGRTLNNSFIILDESQNTTLEQMKMFLTRIGFGSTAVITGDITQVDLPRGTKSGLAHVIEVLKDVPGISFTHFQPKDVVRHPLVQRIVEAYDRFDARQAKPEAPGKDA; from the coding sequence TTGAACGCACCCATACAACCCCATCGCTTCATCCTCGAACCCTTCGAGGCCCACCGTTTCGCCAACTTGTGCGGCCAGTTCGACGAGCACCTGCGCCTGATCGAACAGCGCCTGGCCATCGAGATCCGCAACCGCGGCAATCAGTTCGAACTGATCGGCGAACCCAAGACCACCTCCGCTGCCGAACAACTGCTGCGCCGTCTCTACCGCGAGACAAAGGCCAGCGACCTGTCGCCGGAAACCGTGCATCTGTACCTGCAGGAATCGACCGTCGAGAACATCGACAACCCGGCCGTCAACGAGGTCAGCGTGTCGCTGCGCACGCGAAAGGGCAACATCCGCCCGCGCGGGGTTAACCAGCAACGCTACGTCAAGGAAATCCTGGCCAACGACATCAACTTCGGCATCGGCCCGGCCGGTACCGGCAAGACCTACCTGGCCGTGGCCTGCGCCGTGGACGCGCTGGAACGCGAACAGGTGCGCCGGATCCTGCTGGTGCGACCTGCGGTAGAGGCGGGCGAAAAGCTCGGCTTCCTGCCCGGCGACCTGGCCCAGAAGATCGACCCGTACCTGCGCCCGCTGTACGACGCCCTGTACGAAATGCTCGGCTTCGAACATGTGGCCAAGCTGATCGAGCGCCAGGTGATCGAGATCGCGCCGCTGGCCTACATGCGTGGCCGCACCCTGAACAACAGCTTCATCATCCTCGACGAGAGCCAGAACACCACGCTGGAACAGATGAAGATGTTCCTTACCCGTATCGGCTTTGGCTCCACCGCGGTCATCACCGGTGACATCACCCAGGTTGACCTGCCCCGCGGCACCAAGTCAGGTCTGGCACACGTCATCGAGGTGCTGAAGGACGTTCCGGGTATCAGCTTCACCCACTTCCAACCCAAAGATGTGGTTCGTCACCCACTGGTGCAGCGCATTGTCGAGGCCTACGACCGCTTCGATGCCCGCCAGGCCAAGCCCGAGGCGCCCGGCAAAGATGCTTGA
- the ybeY gene encoding rRNA maturation RNase YbeY — translation MLELDIQRATDAAAPDDNAFRRWCELALRQRSADSEMTIRLVDEAEGRELNHTYRHKDYATNVLSFPADVPDDLLDIPLLGDLVICVPVVEREAADQGKSLEAHWAHLVIHGCLHLLGYDHIEDEEAEEMEGLERELLAELGHPDPYADDETDTITH, via the coding sequence ATGCTTGAACTCGATATTCAACGGGCCACGGATGCTGCCGCCCCGGATGACAACGCCTTTCGCCGCTGGTGCGAACTGGCCCTGCGCCAGCGCAGCGCCGATTCGGAAATGACCATTCGCCTGGTCGACGAAGCCGAAGGCCGCGAGCTGAACCACACCTACCGGCACAAGGACTACGCGACCAATGTGCTGTCGTTCCCGGCCGACGTCCCCGACGACCTGCTCGATATCCCGTTGCTGGGCGACCTGGTGATCTGCGTGCCAGTGGTCGAGCGCGAAGCCGCCGATCAAGGCAAGTCGCTGGAAGCGCACTGGGCACACCTGGTCATACACGGTTGCCTGCACCTGCTCGGCTACGACCACATCGAGGATGAGGAAGCCGAGGAAATGGAAGGCCTGGAACGGGAATTGCTGGCAGAACTGGGTCATCCCGACCCGTACGCCGACGATGAAACCGACACCATCACACACTGA
- a CDS encoding HlyC/CorC family transporter, which translates to MSEDRSSNGQKSWLGKLTQAFAHEPKNRQQLLELLREAHQNKLLDSEALTIVEGAIQVADLQVRDIMVPRSQMISIKASQSPREFLPAVIDAAHSRYPVIGESHDDVLGILLAKDLLPLILKENGDSFNIKDLLRPATFVPESKRLNVLLREFRANHNHMAIVIDEYGGVAGLVTIEDVLEQIVGDIEDEHDVEEDSYIKPLPSGDFLVKALTPIENFNEFFDSEFSDDEFDTVGGLVMSAFGHLPKRNETTEIGPYKFRILNADSRRIHLLRLTPITR; encoded by the coding sequence ATGAGCGAAGATCGATCGAGCAACGGGCAGAAGTCCTGGCTGGGTAAACTGACCCAGGCTTTTGCCCATGAGCCGAAAAACCGCCAGCAACTCCTTGAACTGCTGCGCGAAGCCCATCAGAACAAACTGCTGGACAGCGAAGCGCTGACCATCGTCGAAGGCGCCATCCAGGTGGCCGACCTGCAGGTTCGCGACATCATGGTGCCGCGTTCGCAGATGATCAGCATCAAGGCCAGCCAGTCGCCCCGCGAGTTCCTGCCGGCGGTGATCGACGCCGCGCACTCGCGCTACCCGGTGATCGGCGAAAGCCACGACGATGTGCTCGGGATCCTGCTCGCCAAGGACCTGCTGCCGCTGATCCTCAAGGAGAATGGCGACAGCTTCAACATCAAGGACCTGCTGCGCCCGGCCACTTTCGTGCCCGAGTCCAAGCGCCTGAACGTGCTGCTGCGCGAGTTCCGCGCCAACCATAACCACATGGCCATCGTCATCGACGAGTACGGCGGCGTGGCCGGCCTGGTCACCATCGAGGACGTGCTGGAGCAGATCGTCGGCGACATCGAGGACGAGCACGACGTCGAGGAAGACAGCTACATCAAACCGCTGCCTAGCGGTGACTTCCTGGTCAAGGCGCTTACCCCGATCGAAAACTTCAACGAGTTCTTCGACAGCGAATTCTCCGATGACGAGTTCGACACTGTCGGCGGCCTGGTAATGAGCGCCTTCGGTCACCTGCCCAAGCGCAACGAGACCACCGAGATCGGCCCTTACAAGTTCCGTATTCTCAATGCCGACAGCCGGCGGATACACTTGCTGCGCCTGACACCGATCACCCGTTAA
- the lnt gene encoding apolipoprotein N-acyltransferase: MRWITRPGWPGNLLALAAGASTLLALAPFDIWPLAVLSIALLYLGLRELSPRQAMWRGWWFGFGLYGAGTWWIYVSMNTYGGASPLLAILLLLAFFAALAWFFALPTWLWARWLRRTEAPLADALCFAALWLLQEAFRGWFLTGFPWLYAGYSQLDGPLAGLAPLGGVWLISFALALTAALLCNVHRLRARPSFLAVGCLLLLAPWVLGLALKGHAWTKPAGDPLKVAAIQGNVEQDLKWDPAHIDAQLALYRDLSFSSRPVDLLVWPETAVPVLKDQAQGYIDVMGRFAAERHSALITGVPVREVVHHQRRYYNGITVTGEGDGTYLKQKLVPFGEYVPLQDMLRGLIEFFNLPMSDFARGPEDQPLLQAKGYQIAPYICYEVVYPEFAAGLAARSDLLLTISNDTWFGTSIGPLQHLQMAQMRALEAGRWMIRATNNGVTALIDPFGRITTQVPQFQQAVLYGEVVPMQKLTPYLQWRSWPLAIVCALLLGWALLAGRIAKTV, translated from the coding sequence ATGCGTTGGATCACCCGCCCCGGCTGGCCCGGTAACCTGCTGGCCCTGGCGGCCGGTGCCTCCACCCTCCTGGCCCTGGCGCCTTTCGACATCTGGCCCTTGGCCGTATTGTCCATCGCCCTGCTCTACCTCGGCCTGCGCGAGCTCAGCCCGCGCCAGGCCATGTGGCGCGGCTGGTGGTTCGGCTTCGGCCTGTACGGTGCCGGTACCTGGTGGATCTACGTCAGCATGAACACCTACGGCGGCGCCTCGCCGCTGCTGGCGATCCTGCTGCTGCTGGCCTTCTTCGCCGCCCTGGCCTGGTTCTTCGCCCTGCCCACCTGGCTGTGGGCACGCTGGCTGCGCCGCACCGAAGCACCACTGGCCGACGCCTTGTGCTTTGCCGCCCTGTGGCTGCTGCAAGAGGCCTTCCGCGGCTGGTTCCTGACCGGCTTCCCCTGGCTCTACGCCGGCTACAGCCAGCTGGACGGCCCGCTGGCCGGCCTGGCACCGCTGGGTGGCGTGTGGCTGATTTCCTTCGCACTGGCCCTGACCGCTGCCCTGTTGTGCAACGTGCACCGCCTGCGCGCCCGCCCCTCGTTCCTCGCGGTGGGCTGTCTGCTGTTGCTGGCCCCGTGGGTGCTGGGCCTGGCGCTCAAGGGCCATGCCTGGACCAAGCCGGCGGGCGACCCACTGAAAGTGGCGGCCATCCAGGGCAACGTCGAGCAGGACCTGAAATGGGACCCGGCGCACATCGATGCGCAACTGGCGCTGTACCGTGACCTGAGCTTCAGCTCCAGGCCGGTAGACCTGCTGGTGTGGCCGGAAACCGCGGTCCCGGTGCTCAAGGACCAGGCCCAAGGCTATATCGACGTGATGGGCCGGTTTGCCGCCGAGCGGCATTCGGCGCTGATTACCGGCGTGCCGGTGCGTGAAGTGGTGCATCACCAGCGCCGCTACTACAACGGCATCACCGTCACTGGCGAAGGCGATGGCACCTACCTCAAGCAGAAGCTGGTGCCTTTTGGCGAGTATGTGCCGCTGCAGGACATGCTGCGTGGCCTGATCGAGTTCTTCAACCTGCCCATGTCGGACTTCGCCCGCGGGCCGGAAGACCAGCCGCTGCTGCAGGCCAAGGGCTACCAGATTGCGCCGTACATCTGCTACGAAGTGGTCTACCCCGAATTCGCCGCCGGCCTGGCGGCCCGCAGCGACCTGCTGCTGACCATCAGCAACGACACCTGGTTCGGTACCTCGATCGGCCCGTTGCAGCACCTGCAGATGGCACAGATGCGCGCGCTGGAAGCCGGGCGCTGGATGATCCGCGCCACCAACAATGGCGTGACCGCGCTGATCGACCCGTTTGGCCGCATTACCACGCAGGTACCGCAGTTCCAGCAGGCGGTGCTGTATGGCGAGGTGGTGCCGATGCAGAAGCTGACGCCGTACCTGCAATGGCGGTCGTGGCCGCTGGCGATAGTCTGTGCATTGCTGCTGGGTTGGGCGTTGCTGGCTGGGCGAATAGCCAAGACTGTCTGA
- a CDS encoding YdcF family protein, protein MPIRFFVKQWLMPPGVLFLLLLVAWWLRRRRPRLAALCFAVGLGGLWLMSLPLVVQETARALETEAPLAVSDWAGLASRADAIVVLGAGRERGDPAWGGSDQPTATALERMRFAARLAKASGLPVLTSGGLHYGTPPSEARLMADRLREDFGIEVKWREEGSRTTWENARLTAKVLQPLGIRRVVVVTQAWHMQRSRWSFEQAGFEVVPAPVGFLGRDHARPFGGLLPESRAMWQSGQLLNEVAGLVGYRLFY, encoded by the coding sequence ATGCCGATCCGATTCTTCGTCAAACAATGGCTGATGCCGCCAGGCGTCCTGTTCCTGCTGCTGCTTGTGGCGTGGTGGCTGCGTCGCCGCCGGCCCAGGCTGGCAGCGCTGTGTTTTGCCGTGGGCCTTGGTGGCCTGTGGCTGATGAGCCTGCCGCTGGTGGTGCAGGAAACCGCCCGTGCGCTGGAGACGGAAGCGCCGCTGGCGGTAAGCGATTGGGCCGGCCTGGCAAGCCGGGCGGATGCCATCGTGGTGCTGGGCGCGGGGCGTGAGCGAGGTGATCCGGCCTGGGGTGGTAGCGACCAGCCCACGGCCACGGCGCTGGAGCGCATGCGCTTTGCCGCACGGCTGGCCAAGGCTTCAGGCTTGCCGGTGCTGACCAGTGGCGGGTTGCACTATGGCACGCCGCCGAGCGAGGCGCGGTTGATGGCTGATCGCCTGCGTGAAGATTTCGGCATCGAGGTGAAATGGCGGGAAGAGGGCAGCCGCACGACCTGGGAGAATGCCCGGCTGACGGCCAAGGTGCTGCAGCCGTTGGGGATTCGCCGGGTGGTCGTGGTGACCCAGGCCTGGCACATGCAGCGCTCGCGCTGGAGCTTCGAGCAGGCGGGGTTCGAGGTGGTGCCGGCGCCAGTCGGGTTCCTCGGGCGCGATCATGCGCGGCCGTTCGGCGGGTTGCTGCCGGAGAGCCGGGCGATGTGGCAGAGCGGGCAGTTGCTCAATGAAGTGGCCGGGTTGGTGGGGTATCGGCTGTTCTACTGA
- the leuS gene encoding leucine--tRNA ligase has protein sequence MHEQYTPRDIEAAAQKFWDEQQSFAVTEQPGKDTYYCLSMFPYPSGKLHMGHVRNYTIGDVIARYQRMLGKNVLQPMGWDAFGMPAENAAMKNNVAPAKWTYENIDYMKTQLKSLGLAIDWAREVTTCKPDYYRWEQWLFTRLFEKGIIYRKNGTVNWDPADQTVLANEQVIDGRGWRSGALIEKREIPMYYFRITDYADELLESLDELPGWPEQVKTMQRNWIGKSRGMEVQFPFDLASIGHEGTLKVFTTRPDTLMGATYVAVAAEHPLATQAAQGNPALQAFIDECKSGSVAEADMATQEKKGMATSLLVEHPLTGEKLPVWVANYVLMHYGDGAVMAVPAHDERDFEFARKYNLPVKAVVRTSAGDEVGNEWLAAYGEHGQLINSGEFDGLDFAGAFDAIEAALIRKELGKSRTQFRLRDWGISRQRYWGCPIPIIHCPSCGDVPVPEDQLPVTLPENVVPDGAGSPLARMPEFYECSCPKCGTAAKRETDTMDTFVESSWYFARYASPNYEGGMVDPKAANHWLPVDQYIGGIEHAILHLLYARFFHKLMRDEGLVTSNEPFKNLLTQGMVVAETYYRVASNGGKDWFNPADVEVERDAKAKIIGARLKTDGLPVEIGGTEKMSKSKNNGVDPQSMIDQYGADTCRLFMMFASPPDMSLEWSDSGVEGASRFLRRVWRLAQAHVAQGLPGKLDVATLDDAQKVIRRAIHAAIKQASTDVGQFHKFNTAIAQVMTVMNVLEKAPQATEQDRALLQEGLEAVTLLLAPITPHISHELWQQLGHQQAVIDASWPAVDEAALVQDTVTLVVQVNGKLRGQVEMPAAASREEIEAAARSNENVLRFIDGLTIRKVIVVPGKLVNIVAN, from the coding sequence ATGCACGAACAATACACGCCCCGTGATATCGAAGCCGCCGCCCAGAAGTTCTGGGACGAGCAACAATCGTTCGCTGTTACCGAACAGCCAGGCAAGGACACCTACTACTGCCTGTCGATGTTCCCGTACCCGAGCGGCAAGCTACACATGGGCCACGTGCGCAACTACACCATCGGTGACGTGATTGCCCGCTACCAGCGCATGCTGGGCAAGAACGTCCTGCAGCCGATGGGCTGGGACGCTTTCGGCATGCCCGCGGAAAACGCGGCGATGAAGAACAACGTCGCCCCGGCCAAGTGGACGTACGAAAACATCGACTACATGAAGACCCAGCTCAAGAGCCTGGGCCTGGCCATCGACTGGGCACGTGAAGTCACCACCTGCAAGCCCGACTACTACCGTTGGGAGCAGTGGCTGTTCACCCGCCTGTTCGAGAAAGGCATCATCTACCGCAAGAACGGTACCGTGAACTGGGACCCGGCGGACCAGACCGTACTGGCCAACGAGCAGGTCATCGACGGCCGTGGCTGGCGTTCGGGCGCGCTGATCGAGAAGCGCGAAATCCCGATGTACTACTTCCGCATCACCGACTATGCAGACGAGCTGCTGGAAAGCCTCGACGAGCTGCCGGGCTGGCCTGAGCAGGTCAAGACCATGCAGCGCAACTGGATCGGCAAGTCGCGCGGCATGGAAGTACAGTTCCCGTTCGACCTGGCCAGCATCGGCCACGAAGGCACCCTCAAGGTCTTCACCACCCGTCCCGACACGCTGATGGGCGCCACCTACGTCGCCGTCGCCGCCGAACACCCGCTGGCCACCCAGGCCGCCCAGGGCAACCCGGCGCTGCAGGCGTTCATCGACGAGTGCAAGAGCGGCAGCGTTGCCGAAGCCGACATGGCCACCCAGGAGAAGAAGGGCATGGCCACTTCCCTGCTGGTCGAGCACCCGCTGACCGGCGAGAAGCTGCCGGTATGGGTCGCCAACTACGTGCTGATGCACTACGGCGATGGCGCCGTCATGGCCGTGCCGGCCCACGATGAGCGCGACTTCGAGTTCGCCCGCAAGTACAACCTGCCGGTCAAGGCCGTGGTGCGCACCAGCGCTGGCGACGAAGTCGGCAACGAGTGGCTGGCCGCCTATGGCGAGCACGGCCAGCTGATCAACTCCGGCGAGTTCGACGGCCTCGACTTCGCCGGTGCCTTCGACGCCATCGAAGCCGCCCTGATCCGCAAGGAGCTGGGCAAATCGCGTACCCAGTTCCGCCTGCGCGACTGGGGTATCAGCCGCCAGCGCTACTGGGGCTGCCCGATCCCGATCATCCACTGCCCGTCCTGCGGCGACGTACCGGTGCCGGAAGACCAGCTGCCGGTCACCCTGCCAGAGAACGTGGTGCCGGACGGTGCCGGTTCGCCGCTGGCGCGCATGCCTGAATTCTACGAGTGCAGCTGCCCGAAATGCGGCACCGCGGCCAAGCGCGAAACCGACACCATGGACACCTTCGTCGAGTCGTCGTGGTACTTCGCCCGCTACGCCTCGCCGAACTACGAAGGTGGCATGGTCGACCCGAAAGCGGCCAACCACTGGCTGCCGGTCGACCAGTACATCGGCGGTATCGAGCACGCCATCCTGCACCTGCTGTACGCGCGCTTCTTCCACAAGCTGATGCGTGACGAAGGCCTGGTGACCTCGAACGAGCCGTTCAAGAACCTGCTGACCCAGGGCATGGTGGTCGCCGAAACCTACTACCGTGTGGCCAGCAACGGCGGCAAGGACTGGTTCAACCCGGCCGATGTCGAAGTCGAGCGCGATGCCAAGGCCAAGATCATTGGCGCCCGCCTGAAGACCGACGGCCTGCCGGTGGAAATCGGTGGCACCGAGAAGATGTCGAAGTCGAAGAACAACGGCGTCGATCCGCAATCGATGATCGACCAGTACGGCGCCGACACCTGCCGCCTGTTCATGATGTTTGCCTCGCCGCCCGACATGAGCCTGGAATGGTCCGACTCCGGCGTCGAAGGCGCCAGCCGCTTCCTGCGCCGCGTCTGGCGCCTGGCCCAGGCCCACGTGGCCCAAGGCCTGCCGGGCAAGCTGGATGTCGCCACCCTGGACGACGCGCAGAAGGTCATCCGCCGCGCCATCCACGCCGCCATCAAGCAGGCCAGCACCGACGTAGGCCAGTTCCACAAGTTCAACACCGCCATCGCCCAGGTGATGACCGTGATGAACGTGCTGGAAAAGGCCCCGCAGGCCACTGAACAGGACCGTGCCCTGCTGCAGGAAGGCCTGGAGGCCGTCACCCTGCTGCTGGCACCGATCACCCCGCACATCTCCCACGAGCTGTGGCAACAGCTGGGCCACCAGCAGGCCGTCATCGACGCCAGCTGGCCAGCCGTCGACGAGGCAGCCCTGGTACAGGACACCGTCACCCTGGTGGTGCAGGTCAACGGCAAGCTGCGTGGCCAGGTCGAAATGCCGGCCGCCGCCAGCCGCGAAGAAATCGAAGCCGCCGCGCGCAGCAACGAGAATGTCCTGCGCTTCATCGATGGCCTGACCATCCGCAAGGTCATCGTGGTACCGGGCAAGCTGGTCAACATCGTCGCCAACTGA
- the lptE gene encoding LPS assembly lipoprotein LptE yields the protein MIKRNLLVIGLAVMLSACGFQLRGTGSTELSVKEMDVSARNAYGPTVVQLREVLQRSGVNVHAGAPYRLVLTNEQERERSATYNSGNRTAEYELTTVLNYSIQGLNNLELMSDKVEVRKIYLRDGSNITGSEQEANRAREEMRRDLVNAMVVRLQMLTPSQLDELQRQADERAKAEAAALEAARRQQAETPQQSPLEVPGN from the coding sequence ATGATCAAACGCAATTTGCTGGTAATTGGCCTGGCGGTCATGCTCAGCGCCTGCGGTTTCCAGCTGCGCGGCACCGGCTCCACCGAACTGAGCGTGAAGGAAATGGACGTCAGCGCACGCAACGCCTACGGCCCGACCGTGGTCCAGCTGCGTGAAGTACTGCAGCGTAGCGGTGTCAACGTGCACGCTGGCGCACCGTACCGCCTGGTGCTGACCAACGAGCAGGAGCGCGAGCGCTCGGCGACCTACAACAGCGGCAACCGTACCGCCGAATACGAGCTGACCACCGTGCTGAACTACAGCATCCAGGGCCTGAACAACCTGGAGCTGATGAGCGACAAGGTGGAAGTGCGCAAGATCTACTTGCGTGACGGCTCGAACATCACCGGCTCCGAGCAGGAAGCCAACCGCGCCCGCGAAGAAATGCGTCGCGACCTGGTCAACGCCATGGTCGTTCGTCTGCAAATGCTGACCCCGTCCCAGCTGGACGAGCTGCAGCGTCAAGCCGACGAGCGTGCCAAGGCCGAAGCCGCTGCGCTGGAGGCCGCTCGCCGCCAGCAGGCCGAGACGCCTCAGCAGTCGCCACTGGAAGTACCGGGCAACTAA